The Streptomyces sp. SS1-1 genome has a segment encoding these proteins:
- a CDS encoding ABC-F family ATP-binding cassette domain-containing protein yields MGHLEAAHLEYHLPDGRTLLGDVSFRVGEGAAVALVGPNGAGKTTLLRLISGELKPHGGTVTVSGGLGVMRQFVGSVRDETTVRDLLVSVAPPRIREAARAVDAAEHAIMTVDDEAAQLRYAQALSDWAEARGYEAETLWDMCTMAALGVPYEKAQWRQVRTLSGGEQKRLVLEALLRGTDEVLLLDEPDNYLDVPGKRWLEERLKETRKTVLFVSHDRELLARAAEKIVSVEPSPAGADAWVHGGGFATYHEARRRRFARFEELRKRWDEKHAQLKKLVLTLRQAAENSPDMASRYRAAQTRLRKFEEAGPPPEPPREQDIRMRLKGGRTGVRAVTCENLELTGLMKPFSLEVFYGERVAVLGSNGSGKSHFLRLLAGEGVAHTGSWKLGARVVPGHFAQTHAHPELMGRTLLDILWKEHAQDRGAAMSRLRRYELTQQAEQTFDRLSGGQQARFQILLLELEGVTALLLDEPTDNLDLESAEALQEGLEAFEGTVLAVTHDRWFARSFDRYLVFGSDGRVRETPEPVWDERRVERVR; encoded by the coding sequence ATGGGACATCTGGAAGCCGCGCACCTCGAGTACCACCTCCCCGACGGGAGGACGCTGCTCGGCGACGTCTCGTTCCGGGTGGGAGAGGGCGCCGCCGTGGCGCTGGTCGGGCCGAACGGCGCCGGCAAGACCACCCTGCTCCGGCTGATCTCCGGCGAGCTGAAACCGCACGGGGGCACCGTCACCGTGAGCGGCGGGCTCGGCGTGATGCGCCAGTTCGTCGGCTCCGTACGCGACGAGACGACCGTACGCGACCTGCTGGTCTCGGTGGCGCCGCCCCGGATCCGGGAGGCCGCGCGGGCCGTCGACGCGGCCGAGCACGCGATCATGACGGTCGACGACGAGGCCGCACAGCTCCGGTACGCCCAGGCGCTGTCGGACTGGGCGGAGGCCCGCGGCTACGAGGCCGAGACCCTGTGGGACATGTGCACCATGGCCGCGCTCGGCGTGCCGTACGAGAAGGCGCAGTGGCGGCAGGTGCGGACCCTGTCCGGCGGTGAGCAGAAGCGACTCGTGCTGGAGGCGCTGCTGCGCGGCACCGACGAGGTCCTGCTGCTGGACGAGCCGGACAACTACCTCGACGTGCCCGGCAAGCGCTGGCTGGAGGAGCGGCTGAAGGAGACCCGCAAGACGGTCCTGTTCGTCTCCCACGACCGTGAACTGCTCGCCCGCGCCGCCGAGAAGATCGTCTCGGTGGAGCCCTCCCCGGCCGGCGCGGACGCCTGGGTGCACGGCGGCGGCTTCGCGACCTACCACGAGGCCCGCCGCCGGCGCTTCGCCCGCTTCGAGGAGCTGCGCAAACGCTGGGACGAGAAGCACGCCCAGCTGAAGAAGCTGGTGCTGACCCTCCGTCAGGCCGCCGAGAACAGCCCCGACATGGCGTCCCGCTACCGGGCCGCGCAGACCCGGCTGCGCAAGTTCGAGGAGGCCGGACCGCCGCCCGAGCCGCCCCGCGAACAGGACATCCGGATGCGCCTCAAGGGCGGCCGCACCGGTGTCCGTGCCGTCACCTGCGAGAACCTGGAACTGACCGGCCTGATGAAGCCGTTCTCGCTGGAGGTGTTCTACGGCGAACGCGTCGCCGTCCTCGGCTCGAACGGCTCCGGCAAGTCCCACTTCCTGCGCCTGCTGGCGGGGGAGGGGGTCGCCCACACCGGAAGCTGGAAGCTCGGCGCGCGCGTGGTCCCCGGGCACTTCGCCCAGACCCACGCCCACCCCGAGCTGATGGGCCGCACCCTGCTCGACATCCTGTGGAAGGAGCACGCCCAGGACCGGGGCGCCGCCATGTCCCGGCTGCGCCGCTACGAGCTGACCCAGCAGGCCGAGCAGACCTTCGACCGGCTCTCCGGCGGCCAGCAGGCCCGCTTCCAGATCCTGCTGCTGGAGCTGGAGGGAGTCACGGCCCTGCTGCTCGACGAGCCCACCGACAACCTCGACCTGGAGTCCGCCGAGGCGCTCCAGGAGGGGCTGGAGGCGTTCGAGGGCACCGTGCTGGCGGTCACCCATGACCGCTGGTTCGCCCGCTCCTTCGACCGCTACCTGGTCTTCGGCAGCGACGGACGCGTCCGCGAGACACCGGAACCGGTCTGGGACGAGCGCCGCGTGGAGCGGGTCCGCTAG